TCTCCCGCTCCCTTAAGTTGTAGGGCCCAAGTCTTTCTAGCGAGTTCAACTTCAAAGAGATTGATGGCCCTGCCATCGCCCAGCTGTCCGGCCCAATTACCAAACTGATGGCCCCCATAGCACATGGCATAGGGGTTAGTATTCGGAAGGACCTCGGCTCCCGAAAATATTTTTAGAAATTCATCTGATGTTGCGCAGGCGATATCCAAACCTATAGCCTCGATCACATCTGGACTAACGTGTACCAACGAAGGGTTGCTGGGTATCTTCGGTCTTACAAAGGAAAAACAGGCTTCGATTACCTGACGCCGAGCCGTATCGGTCCTTGGGTCGGTCGGTAGTTTTTTGTTGAATTTATCCCGTATATTCAGTTTGATGTCGATCATGATTCTATGCTATTCTCAATATACCAAAATTACCAAGGTTGGCTCACATTTATCGTATTCTTGTTTTTGATTGACAAGATTAAATGGATTTACAGCTCCCATTTTAAAATAAAAAATATCACAATATAACAAGTAATTAAAGTTATATGTACCGTATTCAGTTGGATGTAGATATAAAGCATTTCCCTATTTTGGATGGATTTTGAAATATGGGAGGTTATAATTTTTTGAATCCTTCCTTAAATACAGGAAATACAGTGAAAAAACCGATGAGGGAAAGCAGCTCCATTGTCTTGTAAACGAACTTAAAATTCTGGCAATTTCCTTGTTCTTAATGTCGTAAATGAAATATCTTCGAGCCATAAAACAATTTTTCGTCCATTTTTTAAAAAATAAATCGGTACTTCCGAAATAAAAATTTCCTTAACTACTTAGATGTTTAGTTTTTTTACAAAAAAGCACTTTTTAATTGACCATTTGGATGGTTTTGTGGATATCCATAATCATATACTGCCGGGCATTGACGACGGCGCAAAAACGGTGGAAGATTCACTTGCCCTTATTACCGGTTTCAAAGAATTTGGTGTGAAAGATTTTATCTGTACGCCCCATATTATGGAAAACTACTACCCCAATACGCCGGATACTATCAACAATTCGCTGGCCCTTTTGCGGAACGGTTTAAAAATGAACGATTTAAACCATGTTTGTTTAGAAGCTGCCGCGGAACACATGATCGATGCAGGCTTTGAAGGGAAATTGGAAGAAAACCGCATCATGCCACTTGCAGAAAGCTATGTCCTCATAGAAATGTCCTATTTGCAACCTTCCCTGAATTTATTCGATATGGTGGAAAAAATCTCCGAAAAGAGCCTCTACCCTATTTTGGCCCATCCAGAACGCTATAACTTTTTACACGGGAAGCTAAAGTCCTTTGAAGAGTTCAAAAAGAAGGGTATGCTCCTGCAATTGAATATTCTTTCTGTATCCGGCTATTATGGCACAGAAGTACAAAAGACGGCAATGTCCCTTTTGAACAACAATCTTTTGGATTTTATTGCGACGGACATACATAACCGCAAACAATTAAATGCCTTAAAGGAAATGGAGCTAAAGCAGTCCGTCATAGATTCATTACTTCCTATTATCGAAAGGACCACCTACAATTTTCGAAGATAATTTATACTCAGGGAGTTTTAGGTGAAAAGGAAGAATCCTTCGAGATTTTGAGTTTCAAAAATTCCAGGTTTCAATAAAAAAAGCACCCCGTTTTTTTAGGTCTTGCCCTAAAAACTGGGTGCTTTTTTCAAAATAACGGGTGTGGACACCCTTTATTACAGGAGCTAAATTTATCTCTAAATTCCCCTATTTAAAATTTCCACCATTTTTTGGTGGTTTTGCTATAGCCATATCCATATTTTCCGCCATAACCCAAGTTGTCCAGACTAACATCGTTTACTACAAAGGACAAATTTTTCAATTTGCCTTCGGCCTTTAATTGTAATGGGAACTCCACTGCGTGTTTATCGGTGACACCCGCACGGGTCACGTAAATGAGGAAATCCGAATAGGGCGTAATCAATAGGGTATCACTAACTACCATCAAAGGAGCTGTATCAACAATAACATAGTCATACATATCTGAAACCTTTTCAAAGAGCTCTTCTACTCTGGATGACATTAATAATTCCGCAGGGTTTGGAGGGATTTTTCCAGAATAAATTACGTCGATGGTATTGTGATGTACCAACATAGGGTTTATGATGTCATTAATCTCAATTTTATCATTGAAAATAAATTCGGTTAAACCGGCATCCTTGTTCTTGCCTGCACCGCTTTTCATTTTATCGATGGAATCACCCGTGAAAAAGGAATAAAATTTTGGGTTTCGAATATCAGCCCCAATTAATAACACTTTCTTATTCGTACTTGCCAATATCATCGCAAGATTCGTAGAAATAAAAGTTTTACCCTCCCCAGGCACACTGGAGCTAATAAAAATCCTGTTGTTCTTTTTATGATCTACCGCAGTTTTGGATTTTATAAGGTAATCCAAGTTGGTTCTCAATATGCGCAGGGCCTCGGCCAGAACGGATCGGTCATCCTTAATAATTAGCTTTTGGTCTTTTTTTCCTAAACTGGGTAACTCCCCTAGTACAGGAACATCCTTGGTAATATCTTCCAAGTTATGCTTGTTGTGAATTTTGGTATCCAACAAATCCTTACCATAAATAACACCAAATGGGACCAACAGCCCCAATATCAAGGCGGCCAAATAGGTCATGGCTTTTTTTGGCTTTACGGGATTTGGACTGGCCAGATAGGCCCTATCCACAATGTTCGACTTTGGAGCCGCGGAGGCAAAGGCGATTTGGGATTCTTCCCGTTTCTGTAATAAATAGAGATATAATGATTCCGTGGTTTCCTGTTTTCGGGTGATATTTCGTAATTCACGTTGGTTCTCAGGTGCCGAATAGATTGTGCCCTGAATTCTCCCCAATTGGCTTTGTAAAGTACTTACGTTCATACCTACATTACGTTCAAGGGCGTCCAAACTAGACTGCATGGTAGACTTTATACCATTCAATTGACGGTCTAGATTGACTATCATTGGGTTTTGTTCGTCCGCACTCTGCAAAAGTCGCTTCCTTTCCGCTACAAGGGTATTATATTGTGTCGTTGCCTGAGCTATAGCACCACTTCCCACATCTACTACAGGCATTTCCTCAAAACCGGTCTCTTGGCTTACATAATCTTTTAAACCGCTTACGACTTCCAATTGCACGCGTGCATTTTCTAAATTTTGACGACTACTGGCACTCACTTGTACGGCGGCACCAACTTCCAAACCAGATCCGGTCATCCCCTTTTGCGTCAACATTTCCTGTGCATCTTGGTCTACAGTTGTTAGGGTGCCTGAAATAAGTTGTATTCGATTGTCAATGAATTCTGAGGTCTTGTCCGCAATCCGCTTCTTGTCCTCCACAGCATTTCTATTATAGATTTCGATCAACGTATCAATGATATCCCTGGCCTTGTTTGGCAGGGAACTGGTCATGGAAATGTCCAAAATGTTAGAATATTCCCCGGTTTCCGCAATGGTAATGGCATCCTTATAACCAATGGCGACTTCATCAACCGGATTGATTTGTACTTGATATCGTTTACCTTCCAAACTACCAGGATCATCTACATTGGGGGTGATT
Above is a window of Maribacter algicola DNA encoding:
- a CDS encoding tyrosine-protein phosphatase, whose translation is MFSFFTKKHFLIDHLDGFVDIHNHILPGIDDGAKTVEDSLALITGFKEFGVKDFICTPHIMENYYPNTPDTINNSLALLRNGLKMNDLNHVCLEAAAEHMIDAGFEGKLEENRIMPLAESYVLIEMSYLQPSLNLFDMVEKISEKSLYPILAHPERYNFLHGKLKSFEEFKKKGMLLQLNILSVSGYYGTEVQKTAMSLLNNNLLDFIATDIHNRKQLNALKEMELKQSVIDSLLPIIERTTYNFRR
- a CDS encoding GumC family protein — protein: MNDPFKKYDSLSDVLNVYLSKWKWFLLSAIIALVLAYINIRYTIPEYKISSQIQVVQEKNATSELSVFKDLDILSGNSREIEDEIQILGSRSNYIEVVKELGTNIKIVSLGNIINSEVYGNEPFNINVIAPDSTLNKAKYKFFIELNTATTYYFSEDENGPNKVYSYGAGMPTPLGDILITPNVDDPGSLEGKRYQVQINPVDEVAIGYKDAITIAETGEYSNILDISMTSSLPNKARDIIDTLIEIYNRNAVEDKKRIADKTSEFIDNRIQLISGTLTTVDQDAQEMLTQKGMTGSGLEVGAAVQVSASSRQNLENARVQLEVVSGLKDYVSQETGFEEMPVVDVGSGAIAQATTQYNTLVAERKRLLQSADEQNPMIVNLDRQLNGIKSTMQSSLDALERNVGMNVSTLQSQLGRIQGTIYSAPENQRELRNITRKQETTESLYLYLLQKREESQIAFASAAPKSNIVDRAYLASPNPVKPKKAMTYLAALILGLLVPFGVIYGKDLLDTKIHNKHNLEDITKDVPVLGELPSLGKKDQKLIIKDDRSVLAEALRILRTNLDYLIKSKTAVDHKKNNRIFISSSVPGEGKTFISTNLAMILASTNKKVLLIGADIRNPKFYSFFTGDSIDKMKSGAGKNKDAGLTEFIFNDKIEINDIINPMLVHHNTIDVIYSGKIPPNPAELLMSSRVEELFEKVSDMYDYVIVDTAPLMVVSDTLLITPYSDFLIYVTRAGVTDKHAVEFPLQLKAEGKLKNLSFVVNDVSLDNLGYGGKYGYGYSKTTKKWWKF